The following are from one region of the Strix uralensis isolate ZFMK-TIS-50842 chromosome 4, bStrUra1, whole genome shotgun sequence genome:
- the APELA gene encoding apelin receptor early endogenous ligand, with product MRLQPLLCIVFFLLASLLPADGQRPANLALRRKLHRHGCSHRRCMPLHSRVPFP from the exons ATGAGACTCCAACCGCTCCTTTGTATCGTGTTTTTTCTCCTGGCGAGTCTCCTCCCTGCCGACGGCCAGAGGCCAG CCAACCTGGCCCTGCGCAGGAAGCTCCACCGGCACGGCTGCTCCCACCGGCGCTGCATGCCGCTCCACTCCAGGGTGCCCTTCCCCTGA